CTTTGCGGCGTTAGCTGATGTCAATTCTCAACCGAATTCTACACCACAGGAAGAGAAAGAAAAACCCAAAGATGTTGTTTGTTCTACTGCCGGTGGTATTCGTGTTTGTTCGCCAGTACAGCCGCAGAGTTTGAATTACCAGCCTTTATTAGTTAACCACGAAATTGTTAGCTTACCTTCTGCAAGTGCGATCGCAATTCAACGCCAAGAACTCGCCACACGTCCACCCGCACCCAAAGCCTTAGCTATCCTCGCAGACCCAGTATACAACGCTACTGATACGCGAGTTACGAACGCCCAAAATAAACAACTCCAAAAGCAAGATTACCTCAACCTAGAGCTAGAACAGTCTGCCCTCAAGCGTTCTGCTGATATTCTCAATCGCCAAGGTTGGACGCGACTTTCAGGTACACGCACAGAAGCAGAGACAATTTTTAACCTAGTACCGAAATCTCAAGGCGTGCAACTCTTAGATTTTGCCGCAAATTACACCCAAGCTACTAGCAGTAATCTCAATCAATTCCGGATTTTACACTTTGCTACCCACGGCTTTGTGAATGATGCTAACCCAGAGTTATCAGGTCTTGTGCTGTCTCTGGTAAACGAACAAGGTAAAGACATTCGTGGATATCTGCGGTTAGCAGATTTATTTAACCTCGATTATCCAGCTGATTTAATTGTTTTCAGCGCTTGCGAAACCGGATTAGGTAAAGAAATTCAAGGCGAAGGCTTGGTAGGCTTGACAAGAGGATTAATGTATGCAGGGGCAGAAAGATTAGTTGTGTCCTTATGGCAAGTTGATGACAAAGGGACATCTGAGTTTATGCAAGAATTTTATCAGCAAATGTGGCAGCAAAATAAATCGCCAAATCAGGCGTTACGGGCGGCGCAGTTAAAAATGTGGCAACAGGAGAAATGGCGTAATCCCAATTACTGGGCGGCTTTCACCTTTTTGGGCGAATGGAGATAATTGGTCATTGGACGAAACCCAACACCTCAAAACTTGTGGATGTTGGGTTTCAGGTTCTCAAACTGCGATCGCTTTCTCATTTCCCAGATTGGAGAGCGATTTTTTTCGGGGGAGATGGGACTGGCAATGCGGTAAGATGACCCAATGAGCGATTCTGACCAACTTGTTATCTACCAGCTTCATATTTTTATCTTGGGCATCAGCCCCATGATTTGGCGTAGAGTCAAAATCCGCAGCGACAGCACAATCGCCGATTTACACTACATCATCCAGATAGCAATGGGATGGACAGATTCCCACTTACATCGTTTCATAATCAGTGTTTGTCAATATTCACAGCATAGGTGTTGGAAACACTGTGGCGATCGCACTGTGAAAACTCAAGCCAACAAAAACACTTTAACAATTATTGGATTTCCAAACATTCATATCATTTAACGCTTGTGGAAAATTTTCCTTAAGCGTGTAATGTATACGAAAATATCTTGCCAAAACGTTTATCCAAAAAATTATTGATAACTGGCGCTGAAACTCAATCGTCAATATTTTTGGGTGTAAAGATTGTGAGCTAGGCTGGAAGTCTTGGAAAATCGAGGTTAATGTCACCTTCCCAATGTGAAAGTCGTGGGTTCGAGTCCCATCAGTTGCTTCTCTTATTTAGCTTTATTGAAGAGATTTGGGCTTGTTCTCATAGTAAAGCAATTCATACATTCTTCCATGTATTCGCGCTATATTCAATCTGTACACCAAGCAATTGTCAAGTCAGGTGTGAAATTTATCCCGAATAATTGGTCACACAAAATTTCAACCACCTTTAACCCGTAAAGGTAATCGAGGACGGGTTAAACGACGAGTTGGTAATAACTTGTTATTGCGTTTTCAAAATTACAAACGGGATGTTTTACGGTTTCTCACAGAACCGGATGTTCCATTTACTAATAACCAAGCTGAACGTGACTTGCGAAGATGAAATGTAAGCAGAAAATTTCGGGTGGTTTTCGCTCATTCGATTTTGCGGTTTCATTCGCCAACATCCGTTCTTTTCTTTCCACTGCATCTAAGCGTGGTCTTAATCTCTTGGAAGTGATTACTGACGCATTACAAGGCAATCTCTCTGTTTTCTTTTCTTCCAATCCCACTACCTAAGCAGTTACGATTTGGTGGTTTTCTCCCTCATAGAGACGCACTCGCGTTCAATTAGTGGCGGGTCTGAATCCCCCACTAATTGATTCTGGCTTCTGGATTCTTCTTCAAATTCAGTTTGGTTTATAACGTCCACACAAGTATTTTCGCTTGGCAAGCGTTCCGTTCGGTTTACTCTGCCATTACCCAAATATCCCATTTATTATAAAAATCTCCACGCTGTTCCAACGTAAAGCCACCGAGCAACAATCCCAACCATACTTCTACTAAAGGCATTTTCAAAGCACGTTGCAGCTGAGGAAGCGAAATTTCATCTTGAATATTTCCAAGGTAATAAGCGATCGCACTTTGCCACTTCTGGACATCTTCATCACCCGCCAGCTTGTGAACATCTTCTACAGTCCTGACTTCCTCCAACATTTCTAAAACTTTCTCTTTCTCCACAGGTGCTACCACTGAATCACCTTGAGAACTAGTATTTGAAAACTGATGCGGGCCATGTGGTCTGAAAGTCTGCGGTATTGGAGATTCAATCAAATCATCCAAATCCAGTTGCATTGTCGTTCGCACCAACCCAGCAAAGATATCAGTGCTGACAATCGGCCCGTCTGGACTATTGCGCTCGCGCACATCTTGCAACAGCATTACCGCACGAGATTTAAGAATATCTGCAATTTGATTAAACGCAACAGCAGCAGTTTCTAACTGTGCTTCCACAGATAAATCTTGGAGTTCTGTATCCAAACAATCCCACACCGGAGCAAGTGAAGAGTTTGGTGGAGCAACTGATATCTCATCCAGCACATCCCAAATCGTTAATTGTCGATATGCAGTCATCTTTACGACTCCGGATGTAGCGGACAGGGGCGCACTGGACAGTGATCTGGACTAATCTCAAACATATCCTTATATTGATACAGCGAGACACCATATTCTTTGGCAAAAGCCTGCAACACCTTATCTGTATAAGCTCGTATCTTGCCAGCCGTTAGCCCAAAACAGTGAATTGATTCCAAGCGACAAATCGGTTGTTGCCCCAACCACAGTTCAGCACCCAATGAATGTAATGGCTTATCTCCCGGTTCCTTGTATAAGTACAGCACAGCAAAATACGTTGCTGGTGGTTCGACCGCTATCGAATCAATCCCCGAATTATCTTTAGTTCGGCTGCGGTAAAATGAGCGGCGATTATGGCAGACCTTTGGATTCCAGCATCCATCCCCTTGGGTTCCATGTAACACCTTTGCTTTAGCAGTTGGTAACTTGGCACATAACTGACATTTAGGATTTAACGGTTTGGGCATCTCCTACTCCACTTCCTCTTCGCCGATAGCTCGATAGTAAGCAGAGATTGCGGCTTCTTGTTCACTACGAAGCGTATACCGTCGAAATGCTTTCTCGCTAGTATGTCCTGTGAGTTTCCGGGCATGAGTCGGGTCTACACCTAGTAACAACAAATCAGTAGCATAAGTATGACGGAATTGATGAGGATGCAAGTCTTCAATGCTTGCTAATTCCCCAATTTTCTCCACAGCAAAGTAAATACCGTGATAAGAAAGGCGTTCTCCAAGATATGATGGATGGTGCGAAATCATCAGTGGACTGAGGCTAGTTAAAACTTCCCCCTGCGCCTCTCGCCATTGCAAATACTCTACCAGTACCTCTCTACTTTCTTTTCTTAAAGGTACCAAGCGAGGTTGGGCGGTCTTTGTGTCAGGTAAAAACAGCAACTTACCATCAAATGACCCGACATTTAAATTCACCACTTCCCCAGCGCGGAGTCCATGACTGAGAATATGAACCAGTGCAGTATCCCGAACCTTTGTTTCGCCTAAATATTCCAAAGCTGACCACACTGATTCCATCTGTTCTGCTGTTAAACTTTGAGCAGGTGGCAGAGGTACTTTTTCCAACTTTACCCCCTGTGTGGGATTTGTAGTCATCATCTCTGGGTAGGTGAGACTCAACCACTTGAAGAAACTCTTGATAGCTGCCAATCCAGCATTAATACTGCTTTTGGAAAGTGGTTTACCTGCGTCTGTAAACACTTCTTCCATCAAATACTGTTTATACAGCCCTATGTGACGCGATCGCATCTCATGATAGTGCAACTGCGTCCATCCCAAAAACCTTTTGAGTTCGCGTTCATATAGCTTGCGGCTGTTGGGCGCAAGATTGTTACTGCGTAAAAATTCCAATACTTTCACCCACCTAATATCAGTTGGTGGGGTTTTTAAAGTAGTCCTTTTACTACCTCCTGCCTCTCTATTAACTCTGGCATCTTCAATCGGAATTAATTTAATCGGTGGTAAAGATTCTGCGCTCTCTATCATTTTTTATTCAATTAATTAAAAGAATAGTGTTAGTTGTTAACTCTGAATAATGTTGTAACTTGACTGAAAATAATGCTCTCTATAAATTAGCTTTACTCAATGCTCTATTGCAACAACAATTAATTAAATCTCAATTTACTACTCAATCAAGTATGCAATCAATACTTACGGATATTGTTGTTGGCTCATTAATACTTGCCTTTGCAGCACACGATTGGGAATATTGAACTGAAGTAATTTTGCAGTAGCTTTTCCAATCTGAGTTCTTCCCTCAATTCTCGCTTTATCAAAATAGAAATGTTCATCCCAAGTTTGACGACGTGGGTTAAATAATGGGACAATTTCTCCTGTAGCTACATCGATAGTAGCGAAATCAGAACCTTTATGACGATTGCATGATAGGCATGAAAGCGCTAAATTTTCAGCCGCAGTTTCTCCTCCATGTTTCACAGCAATAATATGATCTACTTCATGAGTATAAATTGAATAATCCTGATGAATTAAACAATATTCACAGCGTCCTGAAGCTCTACTTATGACCAGCTTCCTAAGTTCTGTAGAAATTGAATTAGATGTCATCTTATTTGATTACTTTTCCCTAGCTCGCGCCTTGAGTAAAATCATCAGATGTTCTAATTGCTCGTAAACATCTAATTCTGCTATTTCTATTGGAGTGAGTGAACCAGAACGGTTCTTTTCTAATAATACTTGCAGCCGCATTTGTGCATGGGGCGAAACTTTAAACTCAACAATTTCTTCTGGCGTTGGACGCTTAATTAAGAAATCCAGCACTTCCAGATAAACTTTGGCAATTTCTACAGTTCCTATATTAACTTTTGACTGCTCAGTTGTTTGTTTGGGATCGCTATCCAACAATCGCCAAAGCAATTCAGGTAAACGACTTTGCAAAGGTTCTAAACGCCTGACTAGTTCATCTGGTATTTCAATGGTGAGTTTTGCCACGCTGGAAACCATAATGTGAGATGTTTGCTCACATTATGGTTTAGATTACGTTGTAATACAAGACTACAACACAAAATAAGTAACTCTTATCTTTTGTACGACAAAAACTCCGATTAATACTTGATTTTTTTGATGTATGTGACTGTAACCATAAGTTTTGTGACTGTAACCATAAGTTTGCCGGAGCGGCAGGTTTATGGTTTCAAACCCCGGAGCAGGTAAGGATGGAAAATTAGTTCTCATTTATGGGTGGCAGGAAATCAGAGGGCGTATTGGCAGCCAAATCATCGACATCATCAAACCACATACACTGCCAGACAAGCTTGTTGCTTTGATGAGAGTGCATAGGAGTAATCAAAAGCTGTCGCCAAAAATCAACGCTGTGAGTTTGTTCATTGGCTAGTTGGTTGAGTTTCTGGCTACCTAACCACAGATGACAGATTGAGCAATACCCTGGACGAGAATACCTGGATAATGGTGGAAATTTTTCGTGACAGTGAGGGCATTCCTCAATCAAGGGCTGATGGTCATGCTCAGGGCATTCCTCAATTGTGTTAACTAACCATAACAGTGGATTGTAGATGACTCGATTGTTGACAAACCAGTGGTCATAACATACGGGACACCAAGCTTGATGCAAACGCAAAATGCTAAACTCGAAAAAAATGCTGGCCCATTTTAATGGCCATAAACAAGATAAATCTTGACGCCAGGTCAATTCTTTTAGAGCTTGAATTAGAGTGGTAGCAATGTCAATTCTTTTTTCGTTGGTAGAGGTGAAAAAATCTTGATCTCTAAATAAATGATTAATGATGTTTATAGAACTAACACTGCTTCTTTTATGCCTCATCAATGGAATAACTTTTGATAAAACTAGTTCTCCGGTAGTTATCGTGTGACAGTCGGCAAGGCGAGCAATATATCCACTCAAGCTTTCGACATAGAGCGTACCGACACCGATTGGTTCGAGTGGGAATAATTGAGAGCGTTCTGGAATTGTTGGTTTTTCTAGAGCCCAAAACTCATCTTCGGTATAATAATTAACTGACATCAAGATTAATTCCTACGGTATCTCTTTTAGCCTGACGTTTTCCCACACGACCTTTCGCTTGAGATGGTTGCTTCACATCTTCATTGGTCAAACTAAGTGCTACGGGAGCAACATCGTTGCGCCATCGCTTCTCTCCAGCTTGTGCTTCCTGTTCTATTTGCTGCCGCCGTGCTTTTGAGTATTCATTTTGTTGAATATACTTTATGTTGAGGGTTGTTGCATTCTCTGCCAAAGCATTTCGTAAAGCTTTTGTTAACCAAGTTTTAAGAAGACCAACACTACCAGATGAATAATCCAACAGATATTCATATTGTTCTACCAAGCAGGGCTCTTCAAGCAAAGGTAAATGCGCCTGAAATGTTCTGATAATCCGCATAAACTCAGCTATATCTTCTTTGTTATCTGTTGAGTAACGAGGTAAATGTATATCATCGCTGCGTCGGCTAACTTGACCACTGAGGTGACAACAGTTAAGTAAATCATAAGTACCAAATAAAATATGTACAACACCAGTGATGTTGGCAAGAGATTTTATCCAATTCATCTGATGTAACATTTGCTTTCCCCCAGCAACCATCAGCAAATGTTGGGCTTCGTCTATCATCAATGCTGTTAATTTATGGTGCCGCATAGATTTTTCTAAAGCACGACGCACCGTATCGGAACTTTTAGAAGCAAAGTATGTAGTAGAAAGAAACCCTGAATAATTTTGATAATTTAATGAACTATTTGTAGCAATTGAATCAAAAGAAATTTTTTCTAAACATTCTAAAACGCGGAGGTAGTAATCTTTATAATTAAATTTTCCTCCTTCATTAGCAATTGCCTCAATACCTGCAACTGGAATTTGATAAATATGATTTTTCATAGATGCTAATGCACCTTCCATCAACAGTTTTTCAGCCCTTAGTCGTAAAGTGGTCTTACCTACTCCTGCTGGGCCAACAACAAAGAAAACACAAATATCTGTTGGTTGTTGAAGGTTGAGCAATAAAGTCTCTAAAGCTTGTTTTAATCGTAAGTGTCCAATTGTAATTCCTTGAAAATAGTTCAACCGTTCGGTTAATGATTGTTTCAGGAGTTCTTGTGGAAATGGACGGTTATGTTTTACTGCCATAACTCCTCTTGAGAGTAAGCTTGAATTTTTCCTAATTCTATTGCTGAAGTATTTAATTGATGTGTTTGTGATACTTCTTCTGTACTAATAGCTTCATCACTATCAACTGGACACTGAGTAAGAGTAGAGGATGTTTGTTTCCTACCATTTTTATATATTAAGTCTCGCAAATCAGTTGCAGCTAAATCATGAAGTCTTTGTGTCTGTAAAACTTCTTGAGCTTCTGCTGATTCTAAATACTGTGCAAGTTCTTTAGCTCTAATTGCTATTTTTTGATTATACTGATTTTTTTGCTGTCGTAATTCAATACTTATCAGTCGAATTTCTTTTTCAGAATGACCTTGTAAGGATGAATAATATTCAGATATACAGCGTACCCAATTACCTTTGACATACGCATAAGCAGTTCCTACATCAAATGGATCATATCTAACTTGTACTTGAGTACTTTCAACTTCAGGGTTAAGAAATGAATCATCAATTGACCAATAATAGATATAATTAATTTTTATCCCGAGTCTTGGTATTACTTTTGCACTTCCCTTTGCAGTTGAGGGCAAAGTAAAAATTTTAAAGTTTTCATCATCTAAAATTTTTTGTCCATAGCGCATCCCACTCTGATTCACACCTTTTGTAAATGCAGCATTGGGAGACATTCCCAGTGCCGGATGCTCTCTACTGTCATAAATTACATAAGCATATTTACAAAAATATTCATATAATTCTGGCAATGTCCAGACAGCTTGTACTTTTGGGTTATTTGTTTTATTTACCAAGCGTACTTGTTTAGTAATTTGAGTATTGCCTTTAAGGTTGTAAAAAAATTCTGTGTTACTTGTGCCGAAAAATCTTTCAATGAGTGAACCAAATCTAGGACTAGCAGATGGTCTTTGTTTTTTTGTGCAACTAAAGGCAGCTAGAAGTGTTTCAAAGTAAATACTGCCAAACTCTACACCATTATCCATTACTAATGTTTCTGGAAAGCGGCCAAATCTCTGCACACAAATTCGCAATACCATCATGCAGGAACGATACGATGGCGGGTCAAATGTTAAATAGATTGCGAAAATACGACGTGAGAAAGCATCAATGAGAATAGTTGCCCAAGGTCGGCCTAAAGGGCGCCCAGTGCGCGAACAAACTAACTCGATATCTAATTCTGTATGATCAATGTGGCAGATTTCAAATGGCCGACTCCCGTGAATAGGGGTGGAGAGCGTTAATTCGTGATAAAAAGGACTCTTTTGGTAAGCGGCTCTTGACCCTTGCCTATGGCGAGTTTGTCCTACTTTCTCTCGTTGATTAATGCGTTTACAGAAAGTGATCCGGCTAGGGCAAGGGTCTGTTTTTCCAGCTTTTTCCCATTCTCTAACCAGAATACCGTAAGTTGCTAGTTTTCCTCGCTGTTTGAGGTTCTCATAGTGCTGTTCAATAATTTGGTCAATAAACTCCCAAGTATCGGGTGAAAAGCGATCTACCCTGTTCCCTTTCTTGCCACGATTGGGTAGTAAGCCAATATAGCCCCAGCCATAATTATTCAGAGCCTGATGATATTTGGATTTCCAGCTACGAACTGTCCGCTCAGGTACAGAACTATTAATTGGCGGACTGCCATGTAAATATGGTTCAATAACTTTATAGCGGTAATTAGCTACTGCTAAATCCTCAGAACTAGCGCATTTGATCTGTTCCCAAATGTCTGTTGTTTTTGCAGATAATGGTTGAATATGAATGATTTCTTTTTGTGCAATTAGTGCATCAAAGTTTGCATGAGTTAACCCAATCAGTTCATTTTCGCTTTGAAGCGCAATCTTTGTGTCTCCGATTTGAATTACACACCAACTTTTACCATCCCAAACCAGCGTTGAACCAATTGCCACATCAATTCGTTGTCCACTGGCGATACGAGCAGAAGTCTTTTGAGCAATGATTAGATCATAAGTTGATGCCATTTCTTGGCTACTGAAAAGATGAACTTTTTCTGGCTCATTCAAAGCTACTGCTTTCAGGTCTACATATATTTGCTTTGTTCCAATCAAGGCATAGATATCATCTGCCCAATCGGTATTTGTTGATTCTAGTAGTTCTTTGAGGGTTACTCCAGGATTGGCATTAATACACTCAACAACTGTTTTTCTTACCTCTTTTTTAACTGTATTTTCTTGGTTGAAATAACCTTGAAGAAACTGATAGTTCTGGTAAGCAATCCAGTTGATTTCAAGATCTGTACGTAAATAATAGTACAGTCCCATTGCTTGAACTTTCATTTCTGCTGGTGGCGCGTGCCAACGACCTTCTTCGCTTTGCTGATAGCGTGTAGGTTGTTTTCTGGCTAGTATTTTGAGCCGCTCACTAGCTTTCCATTCTTCAAATCCCGCACTATTACGCCTCATTACCCAAAAATCCGGAGTATGAGATGTCACCACACAACGTCCGCTCAGGGAATGAAAAGATAAACTTAGACGAATTGGCTGGTCATAGTACTCTAATACATCTTCATCATTTTCGTACTCTACGATCGCCGGCAGTTCTACTTTATGAGATTCAAACTGAATCGTTTTCCCCATTTTGCGACTTGGATAACTGCCGCAAACATTTTTCGCTCCGCCACCTACCTTCCTCACAGGTTCTGAATTCCGGATTTTTTGCACTAGCTCTTTTGTCGTCTCTGGTAAACAAAGGCGGCGACACCAGTCTTCAAACTCTCGGTCGCTGAGCATAGGAAATACCGTAACTTTCGGCAGGTTTATGCTTGATTTTTATACTTTCGGCAAGCTTATCATTTCAAAACTCAACTTTTTCTATTTGGCTACTAAACGTAATAATCTACTTTTGGGCTATGTCTGCGGCAAGGTTATGGTTTCAAAAACGGCAAACTTTTGCTTACAGTGACAAAAATACAGTTTTGTCAGGAATATGGCATTAATATTTCCCCTACAGAATGGCCTTGTCACCATCTACCAGATGCAATTTTGGGCGACCGGGGGGAACTTGCAGGAATGGCAGTAGAGACATTAATTCCGAATCTGAATGTCCGGATTGAAAATGCTGCGCCTTACCGTGCAGATTGGAAGGGTTTAGTAGAGAGATACTTCCGTACCATTCATGGTCATGTCAAACCATTTTTACCTGGTTATATAGACACAGATTTTAGACAAAGAGGTGGGCGAGACTATCGTCTTGATAGCAGGGTTGACATAGACCAGTTTACTGAAATTATTATTCATTTAATTCGCTATCACAATAATCATCACTACTTGAGCAGTTATGATAGGGAAGAAATGATGATTACTGATAATGTCAATCCCATACCTATAGAATTATGGAATTGGGGCATAGAAAATCGTTCTGGTAGACTCAGGACTTTTCCTGAAGATATCGTCAAGCTAAATTTGATGCCAAGTAATAAAGCGACCATCACCGCTCGCGGTATCAAATTTAAGGGAATGTACTACAGTTGTGATAAAGCATTAAAAGAGTTCTGGTTTGAGAAAGCTAGAAGTAATTTGCTTTCTAAGTCAGAGAAATTATTAGATATTTCTTATGACTATCGCCAACCAAATTTTATCTATGTTCGTTCTCCTGATGGTAGAGATTTTGAGAAGTGCTTTCTTTTAGAGCCATCAGAACGTTATTCTCAAAAAAATATACATGACATTGAATATTTGCAGGCTTATGAAAAGTGGCTTTATCAGAAAAGTCAAAGCAATGAACTTCAAGCTGGTGTTGACTTAATTTCTGACATTGAAAGTGTAGTCAACAGAGCTAATGTTTTAGCCTCCGTAACTGTTGATGAGCACCTAAGCAATACTCAAAAAGTTTCTGGTATTAAAGAAAACAGAGCTTCCGAGAAGGCTAAACGACGCGACGACGAAGGGTTCGAGTTAGCTAAGACAGAAACTTCTATTCTGACAACAGTTCTACCGACTACAAATTCTGACTCTCCAGAAAATAAATCATTACAACCTGACCATTTGGAACTTCTAAAGAAGAAACGTCAGGAGCGCTTTAATGAACATAGAGAATGAGTGGTCATGGGTGAAAATTCCCAACGGTGAATGGGCTGCTGTT
This sequence is a window from Tolypothrix sp. PCC 7712. Protein-coding genes within it:
- a CDS encoding AAA family ATPase, producing MAVKHNRPFPQELLKQSLTERLNYFQGITIGHLRLKQALETLLLNLQQPTDICVFFVVGPAGVGKTTLRLRAEKLLMEGALASMKNHIYQIPVAGIEAIANEGGKFNYKDYYLRVLECLEKISFDSIATNSSLNYQNYSGFLSTTYFASKSSDTVRRALEKSMRHHKLTALMIDEAQHLLMVAGGKQMLHQMNWIKSLANITGVVHILFGTYDLLNCCHLSGQVSRRSDDIHLPRYSTDNKEDIAEFMRIIRTFQAHLPLLEEPCLVEQYEYLLDYSSGSVGLLKTWLTKALRNALAENATTLNIKYIQQNEYSKARRQQIEQEAQAGEKRWRNDVAPVALSLTNEDVKQPSQAKGRVGKRQAKRDTVGINLDVS
- a CDS encoding TniQ family protein → MSVNYYTEDEFWALEKPTIPERSQLFPLEPIGVGTLYVESLSGYIARLADCHTITTGELVLSKVIPLMRHKRSSVSSINIINHLFRDQDFFTSTNEKRIDIATTLIQALKELTWRQDLSCLWPLKWASIFFEFSILRLHQAWCPVCYDHWFVNNRVIYNPLLWLVNTIEECPEHDHQPLIEECPHCHEKFPPLSRYSRPGYCSICHLWLGSQKLNQLANEQTHSVDFWRQLLITPMHSHQSNKLVWQCMWFDDVDDLAANTPSDFLPPINEN
- a CDS encoding Mu transposase C-terminal domain-containing protein — its product is MTKIQFCQEYGINISPTEWPCHHLPDAILGDRGELAGMAVETLIPNLNVRIENAAPYRADWKGLVERYFRTIHGHVKPFLPGYIDTDFRQRGGRDYRLDSRVDIDQFTEIIIHLIRYHNNHHYLSSYDREEMMITDNVNPIPIELWNWGIENRSGRLRTFPEDIVKLNLMPSNKATITARGIKFKGMYYSCDKALKEFWFEKARSNLLSKSEKLLDISYDYRQPNFIYVRSPDGRDFEKCFLLEPSERYSQKNIHDIEYLQAYEKWLYQKSQSNELQAGVDLISDIESVVNRANVLASVTVDEHLSNTQKVSGIKENRASEKAKRRDDEGFELAKTETSILTTVLPTTNSDSPENKSLQPDHLELLKKKRQERFNEHRE
- a CDS encoding IS66 family transposase → MRFQNYKRDVLRFLTEPDVPFTNNQAERDLRR
- a CDS encoding TnsA endonuclease N-terminal domain-containing protein, with amino-acid sequence MLSDREFEDWCRRLCLPETTKELVQKIRNSEPVRKVGGGAKNVCGSYPSRKMGKTIQFESHKVELPAIVEYENDEDVLEYYDQPIRLSLSFHSLSGRCVVTSHTPDFWVMRRNSAGFEEWKASERLKILARKQPTRYQQSEEGRWHAPPAEMKVQAMGLYYYLRTDLEINWIAYQNYQFLQGYFNQENTVKKEVRKTVVECINANPGVTLKELLESTNTDWADDIYALIGTKQIYVDLKAVALNEPEKVHLFSSQEMASTYDLIIAQKTSARIASGQRIDVAIGSTLVWDGKSWCVIQIGDTKIALQSENELIGLTHANFDALIAQKEIIHIQPLSAKTTDIWEQIKCASSEDLAVANYRYKVIEPYLHGSPPINSSVPERTVRSWKSKYHQALNNYGWGYIGLLPNRGKKGNRVDRFSPDTWEFIDQIIEQHYENLKQRGKLATYGILVREWEKAGKTDPCPSRITFCKRINQREKVGQTRHRQGSRAAYQKSPFYHELTLSTPIHGSRPFEICHIDHTELDIELVCSRTGRPLGRPWATILIDAFSRRIFAIYLTFDPPSYRSCMMVLRICVQRFGRFPETLVMDNGVEFGSIYFETLLAAFSCTKKQRPSASPRFGSLIERFFGTSNTEFFYNLKGNTQITKQVRLVNKTNNPKVQAVWTLPELYEYFCKYAYVIYDSREHPALGMSPNAAFTKGVNQSGMRYGQKILDDENFKIFTLPSTAKGSAKVIPRLGIKINYIYYWSIDDSFLNPEVESTQVQVRYDPFDVGTAYAYVKGNWVRCISEYYSSLQGHSEKEIRLISIELRQQKNQYNQKIAIRAKELAQYLESAEAQEVLQTQRLHDLAATDLRDLIYKNGRKQTSSTLTQCPVDSDEAISTEEVSQTHQLNTSAIELGKIQAYSQEELWQ
- a CDS encoding HNH endonuclease; its protein translation is MTSNSISTELRKLVISRASGRCEYCLIHQDYSIYTHEVDHIIAVKHGGETAAENLALSCLSCNRHKGSDFATIDVATGEIVPLFNPRRQTWDEHFYFDKARIEGRTQIGKATAKLLQFNIPNRVLQRQVLMSQQQYP
- a CDS encoding tyrosine-type recombinase/integrase; its protein translation is MIESAESLPPIKLIPIEDARVNREAGGSKRTTLKTPPTDIRWVKVLEFLRSNNLAPNSRKLYERELKRFLGWTQLHYHEMRSRHIGLYKQYLMEEVFTDAGKPLSKSSINAGLAAIKSFFKWLSLTYPEMMTTNPTQGVKLEKVPLPPAQSLTAEQMESVWSALEYLGETKVRDTALVHILSHGLRAGEVVNLNVGSFDGKLLFLPDTKTAQPRLVPLRKESREVLVEYLQWREAQGEVLTSLSPLMISHHPSYLGERLSYHGIYFAVEKIGELASIEDLHPHQFRHTYATDLLLLGVDPTHARKLTGHTSEKAFRRYTLRSEQEAAISAYYRAIGEEEVE
- a CDS encoding plasmid pRiA4b ORF-3 family protein translates to MSDSDQLVIYQLHIFILGISPMIWRRVKIRSDSTIADLHYIIQIAMGWTDSHLHRFIISVCQYSQHRCWKHCGDRTVKTQANKNTLTIIGFPNIHII